ATGCCATCGCCAAGGCGGCGCGCGCGCGTTACGGCAGTGAGACTGACGTTCACGCCGAGATCGACCCGAAGAAGGGCGAGCTGCGGCTGTCTCGCCACATGCTGGTGGTCGAGAAGGTCGAAAACCATTCCAACCAGATCTCGCTGGTGGACGCGCAGCGCGCCAATCCCGGCGCCCAGGTCGGCGACACCATTGCCGACACGCTGCCGCCGCTGGAATATGGCCGTATCGCCGCGCAGTCGGCCAAGCAGGTCATCGTGCAGAAGGTCCGCGAGGCCGAGCGCGACCGGCAATATCAGGAATTCAAGGACCGCATCGGCGACATCGTCAACGGCGTCGTCAAGCGCGTCGAATATGGCAGCGTGATCGTCGACCTCGGCCGTGGCGAAGCCATCATCCGCCGCGACGAGATGCTGCCGCGCGAGGTGTTCCGCAACGGCGACCGTGTCCGCGCCTACATCTTCGACGTCCGCCGCGAGACCCGCGGTCCGCAGATCTTCCTCTCCCGCACCCATCCGCAGTTCATGGCGAAGCTGTTCGCGCAGGAAGTGCCGGAGATCTATGACGGCATCGTCGAGATCAAGGCGGTCGCTCGCGATCCCGGCTCGCGCGCCAAAATCGGCGTGATTTCGCGCGATTCCTCGGTCGATCCAGTCGGCGCCTGCGTCGGCATGCGCGGCTCGCGCGTGCAGGCCGTGGTGAACGAATTGCAGGGCGAGAAGATCGACATCATTCCCTGGTCGCCCGACATCGCGACCTTCGTGGTCAACGCGCTGGCGCCGGCCGAAGTGTCCAAGGTCGTCATCGACGAAGACCGCGAGCGCA
The nucleotide sequence above comes from Bradyrhizobium sp. NDS-1. Encoded proteins:
- the nusA gene encoding transcription termination factor NusA yields the protein MAVSANRLELLQIADAVAREKSIDRGIVIAAMEDAIAKAARARYGSETDVHAEIDPKKGELRLSRHMLVVEKVENHSNQISLVDAQRANPGAQVGDTIADTLPPLEYGRIAAQSAKQVIVQKVREAERDRQYQEFKDRIGDIVNGVVKRVEYGSVIVDLGRGEAIIRRDEMLPREVFRNGDRVRAYIFDVRRETRGPQIFLSRTHPQFMAKLFAQEVPEIYDGIVEIKAVARDPGSRAKIGVISRDSSVDPVGACVGMRGSRVQAVVNELQGEKIDIIPWSPDIATFVVNALAPAEVSKVVIDEDRERIEVVVPDTNNQLSLAIGRRGQNVRLASQLTGWDIDILTEQEESERRQADFENSTRVFMESLNVDEVVGQLLASEGFTSVEELAMVDLKELAGIEGFDEETAQELQSRAREYLEQQEAEIEARRKELGVEDAVKDVPGVTSKMLVKFGENDIKTVDDLAGCATDDLVGWTERKEGGEQTKFPGALDGIDISRDDAEAMIMQARVKAGWITEADLAKPAEEAEATEDQPA